TTCACCACTAGACGTACCTCCAATCGAAGGTTTCGTTCCACGTACTGAAGAAGCAGTAGTTCGTAAAGCAGATGACAAAGAGCCATTCTCAGCTCTTGCCTTTAAGGTAATGACAGACCCATACGTTGGTAAGTTAACATTCTTCCGCGTATACTCTGGTGTATTATCTTCTGGTTCATACGTGAGAAACTCTACGAAAGATAAGCGTGAGCGTGTAGGTCGTATCCTACAAATGCACGCAAACTCTCGTGAAGAGATCTCTGAAGTATACACAGGAGATATTGCTGCTGGTGTAGGTCTTAAAGATACGGCTACAGGTGACACTCTATGTGATGAGAAGAACCTTGTAATCTTAGAATCCATGGAATTCCCTGAGCCAGTTATCTCTGTTGCGATCGAACCGAAGTCTAAAGCTGACCAAGATAAGATGTCAATTGCACTTGGTAAACTAGCTGAGGAAGATCCAACATTCAAGACGGAAACAAACGTAGAGACTGGTCAAACGATCATCTCTGGTATGGGTGAACTTCACCTAGACATCATCGTTGACCGTCTTCGTCGCGAATTCAAAGTTGAAGCGAACATTGGTAACCCACAAGTTGCTTATCGTGAAACGTTCCGCGGTTCTGCGAACGTTGAAGGTAAGTTCGTACGTCAGTCTGGTGGTCGTGGACAATACGGTCACGTTTGGATGACGTTCGAGCCTAATGAAGAAGGCGCTGGCTTCGAATTCCAAAACAAAGTTGTTGGTGGTGTAATTCCTCGTGAATACATCGCATCAGTTCAACAAGGTGTCGAGGAAGCTATGGAAAACGGTGTAGTTGCCGGTTATCCACTAATCGACATTAAAGCAACGCTATTTGATGGTTCTTACCACGATGTAGACTCCAACGAAATGGCATATAAAGTTGCTGCTTCTATGGCACTTAAAGAAGCGAAAAACAAGTGTAAACCAGTTCTTCTTGAACCAATGATGAAAGTTGAGATTGTTATCCCTGAAGAATATATGGGAGACATCATGGGTGACGTAACTTCCCGTCGTGGACGTGTAGAAGGTATGGATACTCGCGGTACAGCTCAACTTGTTAAAGCATTTGTACCTCTTTCTGAAATGTTCGGTTATGCAACAAGCTTACGTTCTAACACTCAAGGTCGCGGAACGTACACTATGCACTTCTCTCATTACGAAGAAGTACCGAAGAGCATTTCTGAAGAGATTATCAAGAAAAATTCTGGTCAATAATTGATTTTTTCGTAAATCTCAAGTATAACTTGTATTGTACGTATAGGAGCTAAAGACCTTAAGGTTTTAGCTCCTGTACAACAAATATATTTACAATAACATTTTCTTATATTTAAAGGAGGAAGTTTTAGAATGGGTAAAGAGAAATTTGACCGTTCCAAGTCCCACGTTAATATTGGGACTATTGGACACGTTGACCATGGTAAAACTACATTAACAGCAGCAATCACTACTTGCTTACACCAGCGTTCTGGTTCTGGTACAGCAATGGCGTACGACCAAATTGACGGTGCTCCAGAAGAGCGCGAGCGCGGTATTACAATCGCAACAGCTCACGTTGAGTACGAAACTGAAACTCGTCACTATGCACACGTTGACTGCCCAGGTCACGCTGACTACGTTAAGAACATGATCACTGGTGCGGCACAAATGGACGGCGCGATCCTAGTTGTATCTGCAGCTGACGGTCCAATGCCACAAACTCGTGAGCACATCCTACTTTCTCGCCAGGTTGGTGTACCTGCGATTGTAGTATTCCTTAACAAGTGCGACATGGTAGACGACGAAGAGCTACTTGAACTAGTAGAAATGGAAGTACGTGACCTTCTTGGCGAATACGACTTCCCTGGTGACGATGTACCAGTAGTTAAAGGTTCTGCTCTTAAAGCTCTTGAAGGCGAAGAGCAATACGTTAACGCGATCTTCGAACTTATGGACGCTGTTGACGAATATATCCCAACTCCAGAGCGTGACAACGACAAGCCATTCATGATGCCTGTTGAGGACGTATTCTCAATCACTGGCCGTGGTACAGTTGCAACTGGCCGTGTTGAGCGTGGATCTGTTAAAGTTGGCGATGAAATTGAAATCATCGGTATGGCAGAGGAAGCATTCAAGACTACAGTAACTGGTGTTGAAATGTTCCGTAAGCTTCTTGACTATGCTGAAGCTGGTGACAACATCGGTGCACTACTTCGTGGTGTTAACCGTGACGATATCAACCGTGGTCAAGTACTAGCTAAGCCTGGTACAATCACTCCTCACCATAAGTACAAAGCAGAAGTTTATGTACTTTCAAAAGAAGAAGGTGGGCGTCATACTCCATTCTTCAACAACTACCGCCCACAGTTCTACTTCCGTACTACGGACGTAACTGGCGTTATCCAACTTCCTGAAGGCGTAGAAATGGTTATGCCTGGGGACAACGTAGAAATGGAAGTTGAACTTATTTCTAAAATCGCTATCGAAGATGGAACTAAGTTCTCAATCCGTGAAGGTGGCCGTACAGTAGGCGCTGGCGTTGTATCTACAATCATTGAATAGTCTTTTAATGAATAAAGCAGTGAGCTATAAAGCTCGCTGCTTTTTTTATGCTCGAAAATCAAAAACGACTTTCTTCTATATAATATGAGCACGATGGATGATCATGAATGAAACCTCCAAGTTCATAAGGGTTGGAAGTTAAATTACAGAATAACTGAAGAAAAAAGGTATGCCCCCTTGAAAAGAAGGACATACCTTTGTATAATATAAAAAGTGCGATCACATATGAAAATACATTTTGTTATTGCATTCGAGCCCATTATTTATTATAATGAATAATGTTGGTCATAAAAGGCGATGAAGCGAAAGGTTGCTGAAACACCCGGCCCCTTTGCCATGGCGGGTAGTTCAGGTTAAATTTTCGTGGAGAATGTCTGTTACTAAAATAGGCGAAAAAGGAGGGAAAATAATGGCAAAAGAGAAGATTCGTATTCGTTTAAAGGCGTATGATCACCGTATTCTAGATCAATCCGCTGAAAAGATTGTGGACACTGCAAAGCGTTCAGGTGCTAATGTATCTGGTCCAATCCCGCTTCCGACAGAGCGTTCCATCTACACAGTGCTTCGTGCGGTACACAAATACAAAGATGCTCGTGAGCAATTTGAAATGCGTACACACAAACGTCTAATCGACATCGTAAATCCAACACCACAAACGGTTGACTCGCTAATGCGTTTAGATTTACCATCTGGTGTGGACATCGAAATTAAATTATAAACTATATGAATAAATAGGAGGTGTGACGGATGACGAAAGGAATCTTAGGTCGTAAGATCGGCATGACACAGCTTTTCGATGAAACTGGCGAACTAGTACCAGTAACAGTAGTTGAAGCTGACCAAAACGTCGTGCTACAGAAGAAAACTGCTGAGAATGACGGTTATGAAGCTGTACAAATCGGTTTTGCGGACAAACGAGATAAACTAGCTAACAAAGCTGAGAAAGGCCATGCTGGTAAAGCAGAGGCTGCTCCTAAGCGCTTCGTTCGTGAATTCCGTGATGCAAACCTTGAAGACTACGACTTAGGTCAAGAGGTTTCTGTAAACGTATTTGCAGCTGGTGATGTAATTAACGTTACTGGTATTTCGAAGGGTAAAGGCTTCCAGGGTGCTATCAAGCGCCACAACCAAGGTCGCGGACCTGAAACTCACGGTTCTCGTTACCACCGTCGTCCAGGTTCTATGGGTCAAATGGATCCAGGACACGTATTCAAAGGTATGGCTCTTCCAGGTCAAATGGGTGGCGAACAAGTTACTATCAAAAACCTTGAAGTAGTTAAGGTTGACGAAGAACGCAACCTACTTCTTATCAAAGGTAACGTACCTGGTGCGAAGAAGTCTTACGTGAAAATCACAAGTGCAAATAAGGCTAACTAATACAATACGAAGGGAGGATATGTCATGCCTAAAGTAGCACTATTTAACCAAAGCGGTTCTCAAGTAGGCGATGTTGAGTTGAATGAGTCCGTTTTTGGTATTGAGCCAAACACACATGTAATGAACGAAGCTGTTTTAATGCAACGCTCTTCATTACGTCAAGGTACTCATTTAGTTAAAAATCGCTCTGAAGTAAGTGGCGGAGGACGCAAACCATGGCGTCAAAAAGGAACTGGACGTGCGCGTCAAGGTTCAATCCGTTCACCACAATGGGTAGGTGGAGGAACAGTATTTGGTCCTACACTACGTAGCTACAGCTACAAACTACCTAAGAAAGTTCGTCGTTTAGCTTTAAAATCTGCTCTTTCTCAAAAAGCTGCTGACAACGACCTTATCGTTCTAGAGAGTCTTTCTCTTGAAGCTCCTAAAACTAAAGAAGTTGTTAACATGCTTAAAGGGCTAGATGCTGAAAAAGCGATCATCGTTACAGCTAACGTTGAAGAGAACGTAGTACTATCAGCTAATAACATTCAAGATGTTAAGGTACTAACTGTTGAACAAGTTAACGTACTTGACTTGTTAACGCATGACAAGCTGATCTTAACTAAGGATGCAGCTGAAAAAGCAGGGGAGGTGCTTGCATAATGAAGAACCCACGTGATATTATTAAGCGCCCTGTAATTACAGAAAGATCTGCGGATCTAATGGCTGAGAAAAAATACACGTTTGAAGTTAGCCCAAAAGCTAATAAAACTGAAATCAAAGAAGCGATCGAAGTTATCTTTGGTGTTAAAGTTGAAAAAGTAAACACTATGAACCTTAATGGTAAATTCAAGCGTATGGGACGTTATGGAGGTTACCGTGCCGACCGCAAAAAAGCAGTCGTTAAGTTAACTCCAGAAAGCCAAGACCTTGAATTCTTCGAAGGTGCTTAAATAAAAATTGATAAATAAAGGAGGGAAATAAAGATGGCGATTAAAAAGTTTAGACCAACTACAAACGGTCGTCGCAGCATGTCAGGTTCTGATTTCGCTGAGATCACTACTGATCAACCAGAAAAATCCTTGCTAACTCCACTACACGGAAAAGGTGGACGTAACAACCAAGGTCGGTTAACAGTTCGTCATCAAGGCGGCGGTCATAAGCGTCAATACCGTATTATCGACTTCAAACGCGACAAAGATGGAATACCAGGACGCGTTGCTACAGTTGAGTACGATCCTAACCGTTCCGCTAACATTGCTCTAATCAACTACGTGGATGGTGAAAAGCGTTATATCCTAGCTCCTAAAGGTCTTCAAGTAGGAACTCAAATCATTTCAGGTTCTGAAGCAGACATTAAAGTAGGTAACGCTCTTACACTTCAAGACATCCCAGTTGGTACAACAGTTCACAACATTGAACTTAAACCAGGACGCGGTGGACAAATCGCACGTTCAGCTGGTGCTTCAGCACAAATTCTTGGACGTGAAGGTAAGTACACTCTAGTACGTCTTAAATCTGGTGAAGTTCGCTTAGTTCTTGGTACTTGCCGTGCTACAGTAGGTCAAGTAGGTAACCTTGAGCATGAACTTATCAACGTAGGTAAAGCTGGTCGTTCTCGTTGGAAAGGTATCCGCCCAACAGTTCGTGGTTCTGTTATGAACCCAGTAGATCACCCACACGGTGGTGGTGAAGGACGCGCTCCAATCGGTCTTCCATCTCCAATGTCACCATGGGGTAAACCTACACTTGGCAAGAAAACACGCAAACGCAACAAGTCGTCTGATAAATATATCGTACGTCGTCGTAAAAAATAATCGGGATAGACGTCGGGTGAATTAGCTCGACTGTCAATCACGAAGGGAGGTTTATGCATGGGTCGTAGCCTAAAAAAGGGACCTTTCGTTGATGATCATTTAATGAAAAAAGTTGAAGGATTGAATGAGAGCGGACAACATCAGGTTATTAAAACTTGGTCTCGTCGTTCTACTATCTTCCCTAACTTTGTGGGTCATACTATCGCAATTTATGATGGACGCAAACATGTACCTGTATATGTTACAGAAGACATGGTAGGCCACAAACTTGGTGAATTCGCACCAACACGTACGTTCAAAGGCCACAGTGGCGATGATAAGAAAACAAAACGCTAAATGAGAGGAGGCACACAAGATGCAAGCCAAAGCCGTTGCGAAATCCGTTCGTATTGCTCCTCGTAAAGCTCGTTTGGTTATTGATTTAATTCGAGGAAAAAAGGTTGGGGAAGCAATTGCAATTCTGCGTCACACAGAGCGCGGAGCTTCACCAGAGATTGAAAAAGTACTAAACTCTGCTATTGCAAATGCGGAGCATAACAATGAAATGGACCCGGATAGTCTAGTAGTATCTGAAGCTTTTGTTAACGAAGGCGTAACTCTTAAACGTTTCCGTCCACGTGCGATGGGACGCGCAAGTCAGATCAACAAACGTACTAGTCATATCACGGTCGTTGTATCAGAAAAGAAGGAGGGATAATCAGTGGGTCAAAAAGTTAATCCAGTAGGTCTGCGTATTGGTGTCATTCGTGACTGGGAGTCAAAATGGTACGCTGGCAAAGACTATGCAGATTTACTTCATGAAGACATTAAGATTCGTGAATATGTAGAACAGCGTCTACAAGATGCTTCTGTATCTACTATTGAAATCGAACGTGCTGCGAACCGCGTTAACGTTACTATCCACACTGCGAAGCCAGGTATGGTAATTGGTAAAGGTGGTTCTGAGGTTGAAGCACTTCGTAAATCTCTAAATGATCTATCTGGCAAACGTGTTCACATCAACATCGTTGAAGTGAAGAAAGCTGATTTAAATGCAACATTAGTTGCTGAAAATATTGCACGTCAACTAGAAAACCGTGTATCATTCCGTCGCGCTCAGAAACAAACTATCCAACGTGCTATGCGTGGAGGAGCGAAAGGAATTCGTACTCAGGTATCTGGTCGTCTAGGCGGAGCAGACATTGCTCGCGCAGAATCTTACAGTGAAGGTACTGTACCACTACACACACTTCGCGCAGACATCGATTACGGTACTGCAGAAGCTGACACAACTTACGGTAAGTTAGGTGTCAAAGTGTGGATCTACCGTGGAGAAGTCCTTCCATCAAAACGAAACTAAGGAAGGGGGAAAAGCATAATGTTAATGCCAAAACGCGTAAAATATCGTAAGCAGCACCGTGATAGCTTAGCTGGCCGTGCAAAAGGCGGTACATCAGTAGCATTCGGTGAATTCGGACTACAGGCTGTAGAACCAGCACGTATTACAAGCCGTCAAATCGAGGCAGCACGTATTGCAATGACTCGTTACATGAAACGTGGCGGTAAAGTATGGATTAAAATCTTCCCAGATAAGCCTTACACAGCGAAGCCCCTAGAAGTACGTATGGGTTCCGGTAAAGGTGCACCTGAAGGTTGGGTAGCAGTTACGAAGCCAGGCAAGATCATGTTTGAAATTGCTGGAGTTTCAGAAGAAGTAGCACGTGAAGCATTACGTCTTGCTTCTCACAAACTGCCGATCAAAACGAAGTTTGTAAAACGTGAAGAAATTGGTGGTGAGATCAATGAAGGCTAATGAAATCAGAGAACTAACCACTGCCGAAATTGAACAAAAAGTTACGTCTCTTAAAGAAGAGCTATTTAACCTACGCTTCCAGCTAGCAACTGGTCAACTTGAAAACACTGCTCGCATCCGTCAAGTACGTAAGTCAATCGCGAGTATGAAAACCGTTGTTCGCGAAAGAGAGCTAGGCGCTAAATAATCGATAATCGAGAGGAGGTTAGCCTCAAATGAGTGAACGCAATAATCGTAAGGTTTACACTGGCCGTGTTGTTTCAGATAAAATGGACAAAACGATTACTGTATTAGTTGAAACGTACAAATTCCACCAACTATATGGTAAACGTGTTAAATATTCTAAGAAATTCAAAACTCACGACGAGCAAAATGCTGCAAAACTTGGCGATGTCGTTAAAATTATGGAAACTCGTCCGCTATCCGCTAGCAAACGTTTCCGTTTAGTTGAAATCGTTGAAGAATCAGTTATTATCTAATATTGTTCGTAGGGGATGAAACCCGAAGGGAGGTAACAACCGTATGATTCAACAGGAAACTTCTTTAAAAGTTGCAGACAACTCTGGTGCTCGTGAAGTTCAAACCATTAAAGTATTAGGTGGATCTGGCCGTAAGACTGCCAATATTGGTGATATTATTGTTTGTTCAGTGAAACAAGCAACACCAGGAGGCGTTGTCAAAAAAGGTGAAGTAGTACGCGCGGTTATCGTACGTACAAAGAGCGGTGTTCGCCGTAAAGATGGATCTTATATCCGTTTCGATGAAAATGCTGCAGTAATCATCCGTGATGACAAAGGCCCACGTGGTACTCGTATTTTCGGACCTGTTGCACGTGAACTTCGTGATAAGAAATTCATGAAGATTGTATCACTTGCGCCAGAAGTATTATAAATACTCGAACTATTGCCTTGTAAGGAGGTGCCACAACAATGCATGTAAAAAAAGGTGACAAAGTCATGGTGATCACTGGTAAGGATAAAGGCAAGCAGGGAACGATCCTAGAAGCTTACCCGAAAAAAGAGCGTGTCCTTGTTGAAGGCGTAAATGTTGTTAAAAAACATGCGAAGCCATCACAAGACAACCCTCAGGGCGGTATCCTAAGCCAAGAAGCACCGATTCATGTGTCGAACGTTTTACCAGTTGACCCTAAATCAGGTGATGCTACACGCGTCGGTTATGAAGTGCGTGATGGAAAGAAAGTTCGTATCGCTAAAAAATCAGGTGAAGCTTTAGATAAATAAATAGCGATGAAAGGAGGGCTACGTGATGAATCAACTTAAACAACAATATCAAGATGAGATCGTATCAAGCTTGATGAATAAATTCGAATATGACTCTGTGATGGAAGTACCGAAGGTCGAAAAGATCATCATTAACATGGGTGTTGGTGACGCAGTACAAAACGCAAAAGCGTTAGACAACGCTGTTGAAGAGTTAGAATTAATCTCTGGTCAAAAACCACTAATCACAAAAGCGAAGAAATCAATTGCTGGTTTCCGTCTACGTGAAGGAATGCCGATTGGCGCGAAAGTAACCCTTCGTGGTGAGCGTATGTATCAATTCCTACAAAAATTAATCGCTGTTTCTTTACCACGAGTACGTGACTTCCGCGGTATCTCAAACAAAGCGTTTGACGGTCGCGGTAACTACACTCTAGGTGTTAAAGAGCAATTAATTTTCCCAGAGATCAATTATGATAAAGTAAGCAAAGTACGCGGAATGGACATTGTTATTGTTACAACTGCTAACAATGACGAAGAAGCGAGCGAATTACTAACTCAATTCGGTATGCCTTTCCAGAAATAAGCTACTCAAGCTTTAATAAGGAGGGAAAATTGTGGCTAAAAAATCAATGATCGCGAAACAACAGCGTAAACAAAAGTTTAAAGTACAAGAGTACACACGTTGCGAACGTTGTGGTCGCCCACATTCTGTACTACGTAAATTTAAGCTTTGCCGAATTTGTTTCCGTGAACTTGCATACAAAGGTCAAATTCCTGGTGTCAAAAAAGCAAGCTGGTAATCCCCAATTAGGGAAGGAGGTAATCTAAAATGGTCATGACAGATCCAATTGCAGATATGCTAACTCGCATTCGTAATGCGAACATGGTACGTCACGAGAAGCTTGAAGTACCTGCTTCTAAGCTAAAAAAAGAAGTTGCGGACATTCTTAAACGTGAAGGCTTCGTTCGTGATTACGAAATGGTTGAAGACGATAAACAAGGAATCTTACGTATTTTCCTTAAGTACGGTGCTAACAACGAGCGTGTTATCACTGGATTAAAACGAATCAGTAAACCTGGTCTTCGTGTTTACGCGAAAGCTGATGAGCTTCCACGCGTATTAAACGGTCTTGGAGTAGCAGTCGTATCTACTTCAAATGGTGTTTTAACGGACAAGGAAGCACGCCAACAAGCTATTGGCGGCGAAGTGCTTGCTTACGTTTGGTAATAAACAATTGAATGACAGGAGGTGCACAGTATGTCCCGCGTAGGTTTAAAACAACTACAAATCCCTGAAGGTGTTGAAATCAGCATGAATGGGGACGAAGTTACAGTTAAAGGCCCTAAAGGTGAATTAACTCGTACTTTCCATCCAGACATGACGATCAGCATTGAAGACAATATTTTAAGCGTTGCTCGCCCAAGCGATAACAAAGAACATCGTTCTTTACATGGTACCACTCGTAGTCTTATCGGAAACATGGTTGAAGGTGTTTCTAAAGGTTTCGAAAAGAGCCTTGAAATCCAAGGTGTAGGTTACCGTGCGCAGAAGCAAGGTGAAAAAATTATCATTAACGCTGGTTACTCTCACCCAGTTGAGGTAGAAAAGCGTGAAGGTATTGAAATCGAAGTACCATCTAACACAAAAGTAACTATTAAAGGTATCGATAAAGAACTAGTTGGCGCTGTTGCTGCAAATATCCGCGCTATCCGCCCACCGGAACCTTACAAAGGTAAAGGTATCCGTTACGAAGGCGAACAAGTTCGTCGTAAAGAAGGTAAGACTGCTAAATAAGTTTCGTTAGGGAACAGAAAGGAGTGACCTGAATGATCACAAAAGCTGACAAAAATGCTGTGCGTAAGAGAAGACATGCACGTGTGCGTAAAAAAGTAGCTGGTACTCCGGAACGTCCACGTTTAAACGTTTATCGTTCAAACAAACACATTTACGCTCAAATTATTGATGATGTAAATGGTGTTACACTAGCTAGCGCTTCTACAGTAGATAACGAGTTCAATCTTGAAACTACTGGAAACGTTGAAGCTGCGACAAAAGTTGGTCAAATGGTAGCTGATCGTGCGAAGAACAATGGCGTTTCTACTATTGTATTCGACCGCGGAGGTTATTTATATCACGGACGTGTGAAAGCTCTAGCTGACGCTGCTCGCGAAGCAGGACTAGAATTTTAATAGTAAAAGGAGGGACAGAAATGAGTACAAACGTAGTAGATCCTAACAAATTAGATCTAGAAGAACGCGTTGTTACTGTCAACCGTGTTGCAAAGGTTGTTAAAGGTGGACGCCGCTTCCGTTTTGCTGCATTGGTTGTAGTAGGAGACAAAAATGGTCATGTTGGATTCGGTACTGGTAAAGCCCAAGAGGTTCCAGAAGCGATTCGTAAAGCAATTGAAGATGCGAAGAAAAATCTAATCACTGTACCAACAGTTGGTACTACAATTCCACACGAAATCAACGGACGTTTCGGTGCTGGAAACATCCTTATGAAACCTGCTGCAGAAGGTACAGGAGTTATCGCAGGTGGACCCGTACGTGCGGTACTTGAGCTTGCAGGTGTAGGTGACATCCTATCTAAATCATTAGGTTCAAACACACCAATTAACATGGTACGTGCTACACTAAACGGACTTAGCGAACTTAAGCGTGCAGAAGACGTTGCGAAACTTCGTGGAAAGTCTGTAGAAGAACTGTTAGGATAAGGAGGGAAATCATATGTCTAAAAAATTAGAAATTACCCTCACTCGCAGTGTGATTGGCAGACCAGAACCACAGCGCTCTACTGTAAAGGCGCTTGGTCTTAAGAAAATTCGCCAAACCGTAGTTCACGAAGATACTCCAGCTGTACGTGGTATGGCGAACAAAGTATCTCACCTAGTGACGGTAAAAGAAGTATAACGATCAAATAACGTATAAGAGGAGGTGCTACAATGAAACTTCATGAACTGAAGTCAGCAGAAGGTACTCGTAAAACACGTAATCGTGTAGGCCGTGGTATGGCTACAGGTAACGGAAAAACTTCTGGACGTGGTCATAAAGGACAAAAAGCTCGTTCCGGTGGCGGTACTCGCCCAGGTTTCGAGGGAGGTCAAATGCCTCTATTCCAACGCCTACCAAAGCGTGGTTTCACAAACATTCACCGCAAAGAGTTTGCAGTTGTAAACCTTGATGCGTTGAATCGTTTTGAAGAAGGTACAGAGGTCACTCCTGAGCTTTTACTTGAAACAGGCGTGGTTAGCAAACTTAATTCTGGCATCAAAGTACTTGGTAAAGGTAACATTGAGAAGAAACTAACTGTAAAAGCTCATAAGTTCTCTGCTTCCGCGAAAGAAGCGATCGAAGCAGCGGGCGGTCAAACTGAGGTGATTTAATGTTCCGGACAATCTCCAATTTTATGCGCGTGAGTGATATACGACAAAAGATCATCTTCACTCTTTTAATGTTAGTCGTATTTCGACTTGGAACATTTATACCTGTTCCATTTACAGATAAGAACGCCATTAACTTTATGAATGAAAATAATGTTTTTGGCTTCTTAAATACGTTTGGGGGCGGAGCCCTTCAACAGTTCTCCATTTTTGCAATGGGAATCATGCCGTATATCACGGCCAGCATCATTATGCAGCTTTTGCAGATGGATGTTGTTCCTAAATTTGCAGAGTGGAAGAAACAAGGTGAAGTTGGCCGTCGTAAATTAGCTCAGTTTACCCGCTATGGAACGGTTGTTCTTGCTTTTATTCAAGCAATTGGAATGTCAGTCGGCTTTAACGCTATGACTGGCGGACAATTGATCTTAGATCCAGGCGCTATGAAGTTTGTTGTCATTGCACTTGTATTAACAAGTGGAACAACATTCTTAATGTGGCTTGGGGAGCAAATCACAGCTCATGGTGTAGGTAACGGAATTTCCATCTTAATCTTTGCAGGGATTGCAGCTGGTATTCCGGGTGGAGTAAACCAGCTTTATGAGAAATACATTGCCGGTGCAGGTGAACAGCTATTTCTCAATATCGTAATCGTAGCATTGATTGCACTAGTAACAGTTGGAATTGTCGTTGGAGTTATATTCATTCAACAAGCGTTGCGTAAAATTCCTATCCAATATGCGAAGCGATTAGTAAATCGTTCTCCAGTGGGTGGTCATTCTACGCACCTTCCGATAAAAGTAAATGCTGCAGGGGTTATCCCAGTAATCTTCGCTATCTCATTTATCGTTGCACCGCGTACAGTCGCAGGGTTCTTCGGTGATAATGAAGTAGCATCCACTATCCAGTATATCTTTGATTATCAGAACTGGACTGGAATGATTATTTATGTAGCTTTAATTATTGCCTTCACGTATTTCTACACATTCGTTCAGGTTAACCCGGAACAAATGGCAGAAAACTTGAAGAAGCAAGGTGGATATATCCCAGGAATTCGTCCTGGTAAGAACACCGAAACTTATTTGACTCGTGTACTTTACCGTTTAACATTTGTAGGATCCCTTTTCTTAGCTGTAATTGCTGTATTACCAATTATTCTAGGAAACATTGCGGGATTACCACAAAGCGTTCAAATTGGTGGTACTAGTCTACTCATCGTAGTTGGTGTTGCACTAGAAACGATGAAACAATTAGAAAGTCAATTAGTGAAACGTCACTATAAAGGCTTCATTAAATAAAAGGATTAGGTGCTAATCCACCATATGAGAGCGAGGGGAAC
The nucleotide sequence above comes from Pontibacillus chungwhensis. Encoded proteins:
- the rplO gene encoding 50S ribosomal protein L15; its protein translation is MKLHELKSAEGTRKTRNRVGRGMATGNGKTSGRGHKGQKARSGGGTRPGFEGGQMPLFQRLPKRGFTNIHRKEFAVVNLDALNRFEEGTEVTPELLLETGVVSKLNSGIKVLGKGNIEKKLTVKAHKFSASAKEAIEAAGGQTEVI
- the secY gene encoding preprotein translocase subunit SecY, whose product is MFRTISNFMRVSDIRQKIIFTLLMLVVFRLGTFIPVPFTDKNAINFMNENNVFGFLNTFGGGALQQFSIFAMGIMPYITASIIMQLLQMDVVPKFAEWKKQGEVGRRKLAQFTRYGTVVLAFIQAIGMSVGFNAMTGGQLILDPGAMKFVVIALVLTSGTTFLMWLGEQITAHGVGNGISILIFAGIAAGIPGGVNQLYEKYIAGAGEQLFLNIVIVALIALVTVGIVVGVIFIQQALRKIPIQYAKRLVNRSPVGGHSTHLPIKVNAAGVIPVIFAISFIVAPRTVAGFFGDNEVASTIQYIFDYQNWTGMIIYVALIIAFTYFYTFVQVNPEQMAENLKKQGGYIPGIRPGKNTETYLTRVLYRLTFVGSLFLAVIAVLPIILGNIAGLPQSVQIGGTSLLIVVGVALETMKQLESQLVKRHYKGFIK